One Hippoglossus stenolepis isolate QCI-W04-F060 chromosome 6, HSTE1.2, whole genome shotgun sequence genomic window, CTCCTCACTCTATCTCTAAGGCTGAGCCCTGCCTCCCAACAGAGGAAACTCATTCCAGCTGCTCGTATTCACAATCTCACTCTTTCAGTGGCCATAGGTGAGTGTTGGAACGTAGATCGAGTCTTAAACTGAAAGCTTTGCCTTGTGGCTCAGCTCCCCCGCTGGTACAGTCCTGTACAATGCAAACCTGGCAGAGTCCCACACCCTCTGGGAACGTGTTCAACTTTGTGCAGAGAAATACAGACTCAGCTCTCACTTTAGTTATGCTGATTTAGACATTGATCTCTTTTTCAGGAGAGACCTTTTGTACAAGaataaacattcataaatgTGATCAGACAGTTGGAAAATTCCCACATCAGCTTAGCTAATTGTTTGCTGGCTGCAGGGCCATCCTGCTCAGAGAGAGTAGTCGTGGTTGATGTTAACAGAGCAGCATAAAACACATGGAGAGCCAGGAATAGTAATGACCCGTTAATCAAAGCGTTCATCAAGTAATTACTCAAGATCAAggtcctgttcagacctgcCATAAACATACGTCTTGGGTAATCATAAGGACCGACGGTGATGTAATGTAAAGGTGATCGGATCGGCCTCGAGAACCCAAACACTGGACTCTGGGTCATTTCAAGAAGCCAGGCTTACGATTAGTGGATCTCTTCACTGACAGTTTTCTCAAATTTGAAACGAACTGTGAATTTAACGTAACACTAACCCTTCAACTGTTCCCAATACAGGGGTTCTGCCATTGCCAAGATAGTGGGTGCCAATGCCACGCAGAATGCAAAATTTGACAACACCGTCAAAATGTGGGTGTTCGAGGAGATGGTGAACGGGCGCAAGCTGACGGAAGTAATCAACACTGACCACGAGAATGTGAAGTACCTGCCCGGTCACACGCTTCCAACAAACGTGGTAAGAAACTGTTTCTCGCCATGAAAGTGCACGGgtgtttgtcattgtgtgtttttgcgtCTTTGTTCGCTGCTTTGTACACATTATGATTTCTACCTGTATTTGTCCACGTCACACTTTCCTCCATATTATAGTTTTTAATAGTGAATTAAACCACTGCGACATCATTCCCTCACCCTTACCTCTCCTAACCTCTTCTCAGCTGGCCGTCCCAGACCTGGTGGAGGCGTCCAGTGACGCGGACATCCTGGTGTTTGTGATCCCGCACCAGTTTGTTGGGAAAGTGTGCGACACCATAAAGGGGAAGATCAAGAGCGACGCACTGGGGATTTCTCTCATTAAGGTTCGACTGTTAAtcgattttttatttttttaacaacaagCAGAAGCAGTTtgtttccaaaacaaacagtcatGGGCTGGTTACAGCAGCCGTTGAGCAGTATGGTCTTTGACCCAAATACCAGCTCGGCGTTGCTCAATGCAAATACActacttgtgtttgtgtacttgttcCACCAGGGCGTCGACGAAGGACCCGATGGACTTAGACTCATCTCTGACGTGATCCAGGAGAAGCTCGGCATCAACATGAGCGTGCTGATGGGGGCCAACATTGCCAACGAGGTTGCTGATGAGAAGTTTTGTGAGACCACCATCGGTAAGTCTTACTTACGGTGtcttattctttatttcttttgaatgaaagggtttatttatttagttccAGGTTGCACTTGGATCAGGATTTCAAAGTAACGATAAAGGTTTTAACctttgaaacaggaagtatctgTGTGTTCTCATCGTCGGGGGGACTGTTAATCTGCCTTCAGCTGATGTGTAAATGACAGAGTGGGCTGGTTCACTTTGACATATGCTTTCTTCACTTCCCTGCACACACCACATAACCACATGCTTCCTGGGATTTACTGTTGTATAAAACAAGAGAACGCTAACCTGCTGTGacagcatttgtttttgttggatcAAAGCTGGCAAATATAATTTTCTTAGAGGCTCTGCAGTTTTATACCTGTCATCGTTTCAACCATGAGAAAGATCTACTCGTTTATGAATGAAAGTCACTGGCAGAATAAGTTGTCTCGTAGAGATGCTGAAAGATAACCAGATTCTTTGCTCCGCTTCCAGGATGTAAGAATAAAAACCACGGTGCTCTCCTGAAGGAACTCATGCAGACCAGCAACTTCAGAGTCACTGTAGTGGAGGAGTACGACGTGGTGGAAATCTGTGGAGCCCTGAAGGTAAGTGTTCACTGTGGAACCCAGCTGCTTGTTGAAAAACAGGGTCCCAGAAATATCACATATGTGTgagtaaatacacatttacaatagaaatattaaaatcaattaAGCTGTGACCTTAAAGTCCCTGTGGCAGGAAAATGGGCAAAATGGCAGTTTGTTAACAAGCAACATGAAACATTATGTTCAACAACTCAAACATTTGAATATTGAAATGACGTATAAACAAAGACATCGTCagggtttttgttgtttctttgctACAATCCTCAGACattctggttccagcttctgGAATATGTGGATTTGCTCCTTTCCTGTAGTAACTATGTGAATTGACAAACGGTTGAGGAGAGTTCTGTTTGTGTCTATGTACGGGTGCagctaattatttttattatcacttattgtacaaaacatacaaaatctcatttttgtttgtgaaacatcagaaaactgagaaaaatacatcaaatagTTGTCAATACTTTATTCAATTGCTCAATTCACCCATGTTCATCCATGGGTTAGACATTACTGGAATGTCGTTACGATTCTCCAGGTAGTACGTCCAGCTCTCGTGTCTGGAGTCTCTACTCATGTCTGTCCTCCCCGTCCGTCCTTCAGAACATCGTGGCGGTCGGGGCAGGTTTCTGTGACGGTCTGGGCTTCGGGGACAACACGAAGGCAGCGGTGATCAGACTGGGCCTGATGGAGATGATTGCCTTTGCGCGCATTTTCTGCACCGCTGGGCGCGTGTCCTCTGCAACCTTCCTGGAGAGCTGCGGCGTGGCCGACCTCATCACTACCTGCTACGGCGGCCGCAACCGCAAAGTAGCCGAGGCGTTTGTAAAGACCAAGAAGGTGAGTACTAGGATTTTGTTTCCCCTTTAAACAACAAATACTTTTACAACTTTAAGTTAAGGAGTGTTTAgtgtatttagattttaatgacCAGTAATATTGAGTCGACAAGTAGAAAAGGTTTATACTGTTCGCACACATCCTATGTTTATGTGAGTAAGTAGTGGCAGCTTTTTAACTGTGTGGACCAtctctcattttcctttttattttatttatactgcTCCCTTTACTGTGGACTTTTAACTTTGCAGCCCTTTTACATACATAGAAAAGCTAAATAAGacactagaggaaagagaaaTTGATAAATAAGTTTGCTTTAATGGGAGTTTACACGTAGATGTGTCATGTTTCTTCTTGTATTTCTTCTCTTGCTCAGTCCAttgaggagctggagaaagagaTGCTGAACGGCCAGAAGCTGCAGGGACCAGCGACAGCAGCTGAGGTCTATCTCATCCTCAAACACAAAGACCTCATTGACAAGTAAGTTGAGCAacaaaggcaacacacacaaatcccagCACTGATAGAAAATACATCAATCCAGTGTTATTTCCAACCTCAActctacctccacctcctcctccaggttccCGCTGTTCAATGCAGTGTATCAGATCTGCTACCAGGACCAACCAGTCACAGAGTTCATACGCTGTTTGCAGAACCACCCGGAGCACATGTAACAGAAAAACCAAACTGACCAAGTGCCTTCTGAACGGAGATCATCCCCACTCTTCCTCTGTTGCTCGTCTGAAACAGACGGGGGATGATCCGTAACTGATCAAAACACAGCTGTCGTTTATCTCAACTGTCTCCGGCGCAGGTTTTGAGCACTTTGTTCTTAACATTCAGTTTTTGATGTCTTAAAGTGATTTCTCTCATTCCCTGACTCATACTGAAACTTGAAAGATAGTTGTTGGGACCGTATATGATGGTCCAactactttttgtttttgcctgaGAAATTCTTTTGGTGCCAGAGGAAATCAAAATGCATGATGTCAATTTTAAAACAGAAATCCACATCCACATTATGGTTAACGCATGTCTTTGTCGGACCATAAATGTCCATCAGTAACGACTGTAATCGCACAATGTTGATGTGGCTTTACATCACGCATTCTGATTTTCACAGGCCCACTCCTCAGGGCATGGTGCCTCATCTCAAATAGATGTTGCCGTCCAGTGAGTGCCGTGTCCATCATCTCTACAAGTTATTTAATCATAGATGTAATACCTCACTTTGTGTCTTACATAATTCACTGATATTTCCTGTCTTGTACTGTATTATTAACAAACTGTCGATTGCACACAGCAACTGTTTTAATATGAACATGCAAGTAAGTGCCTTCAGATGCACGGTTGCTACATCTTGGCCGTTGTCTCATTTAGTGTTTTGGGTCAAACCAAAGACTTACAGCATCTACTTAACGTCCGTCCACTTTGCCTTTTGTTACTGTGAACCTGCCTGACCCGTTTATCAGTAATGGCTAATGTGTGTTGGAAATATGTCAACTACTGTCtgtgaataaattaaatctgtcAACTCATCATTGCTGGAGTACTTTAGATTCTTAGAAAGGTGATTTCTCTTATTTTAACCAACACACGGGGGTGCTTATAAGGTcttagaatatatatatatatatatatatatataaataatataaaccaAATGTAATTGTATCTTGTGCCTACACTGAAGAAATATGTTTATCATTGATATTAACTTCTCTGGTGTGAACCACGCCTCTTCTCATTCATAAAATACggtttaaataaatatggagAATTATTGGTTTGATTTAGCCAACAGATATGAAGCAGGGGGAAACAGAGCTTAGCACTAAACAACCTTTATATTTCAGTTATTATAcagataaacaaaatataacttCATTATGGAGATTTAGAGGGGCCATTATTTTCTAAgggtttagtgacatctagaggTGAGGGTGAAAATTGCAACTAACTGAAGATCCCTCCCCTCTCAAGCATGGAGAACCTACAGTGGCCTCAGGTTGATTTCAGCCAATATCTTCCAACACATGCAACTAAACTGTGGAAAATGCTGAGCCAGGTTAGATTGCATCGCTAAACACTTTGTATTTCACGTACAGACAAGAACATGGTACCAAACTTATCATCTAACCCTCAGCAAGAAATCTAGTCTGCATATTTTCACTGAAATGTTGAATAACATTGAAAACATCTTATTAACAAATCACTTATTAGCTTATGTGACCCTGTAAGAAACCACATGAAACACAGTAACAGAAGCAAAAGTATTTTATTCCAAGTTGTGGAAATGTAGCTAACTTTACATGAGCAGCGAACCGCAGTGCGTCATTAGACATTCATTGTTGACCTGTGTCAGACTCCACTGCCGTCtgcatcttttaaaatatagaacaaaaaaataaatcagcaacttaaataaacctgaaaaaTGTCAAGAAGTTAATAAAACTACTAAACAAGAGAGAGCTTAGTTTACACTTTAATATAAGACTATATTAGTATGAATGTTTAGAAGTGATGCTACCTGGCCCCTTTACAAACCACACAGTCTGTTTATCTTTAACATGACGTGCTTGGTCCAAGGCAGAGGAGGCAACATGAGTACATGAGTTGTAAGAATAGCTTCCACTAAGTGTGATTAATAAATGcagtaaaagaataaaaggtTCTACAATCAAATGCTTTGAAGAGTGACAGCTGTTGTTCCTCGTCTCTGCTCCGTCCAGTCACCGTCTTTGGTGCAGTAAAGTATTTACGCTGGGTGAGCGTGACTCAGAtgagtgttttgttgttgctgtgttctGTTCTCGTTATTCCATTTACCATCCTGACAAATTAAGACCTAATTCAAAGGAGACGGGGACATGGAGCCAGTTcggacatttattttaaatcacacaaaatCTCCTGCTTcagattttgttcttttgttccCTCTCCAACTGACTTGGTCCCACATCTAGATTCAAATAAAGACGGCGGCATTCCTAATTCAGGATTCTCTTTTGAATGTCTGCTGAACTGGCTTCATGGAATAATAACTACACCTGagaaatccattttttttttaaatatcgcCTTTCT contains:
- the LOC118111031 gene encoding glycerol-3-phosphate dehydrogenase [NAD(+)], cytoplasmic, giving the protein MAAPNKVCIIGSGNWGSAIAKIVGANATQNAKFDNTVKMWVFEEMVNGRKLTEVINTDHENVKYLPGHTLPTNVLAVPDLVEASSDADILVFVIPHQFVGKVCDTIKGKIKSDALGISLIKGVDEGPDGLRLISDVIQEKLGINMSVLMGANIANEVADEKFCETTIGCKNKNHGALLKELMQTSNFRVTVVEEYDVVEICGALKNIVAVGAGFCDGLGFGDNTKAAVIRLGLMEMIAFARIFCTAGRVSSATFLESCGVADLITTCYGGRNRKVAEAFVKTKKSIEELEKEMLNGQKLQGPATAAEVYLILKHKDLIDKFPLFNAVYQICYQDQPVTEFIRCLQNHPEHM